In Gimesia benthica, a single window of DNA contains:
- a CDS encoding tRNA modification GTPase: protein MNLQFDDTIVALASAPGAGAAGLIRISGREILPCLSACFEAETDWQQSIHSQRYPGTLQLAGSETRLPGALYYWPTSRSFTGQPLAEFHTVSSPPLLEAAIEQIASRGARMARPGEFTLRAFLAGRVDLMQAEAVLGVIDAHDHEELNLALSQLAGGVSTRIGRARIELLELLAELEAGLDFVEEDIEFIDRVTLVTRLEGIREFCEQLYADSAQRMESTGSLSLVLAGLPNAGKSTLYNALVGDAEAALVSDVAGTTRDYLVTPLNWKGQSIHLIDTAGLETGAHEISVSAQNFRQAQTQQADLVVWCTAADLTPEMSAEDRSQRDQLAAVRNVLTVRTKSDLSPAPVDSHSIEADLEISVAEGTGLEALQDQILERLSETHRGGRHLIGSTASRCRESLRAAGESLGAAEEAAELQLGEELVAIEIREALQHLGQIVGQVYTDDILDRIFSKFCIGK from the coding sequence ATGAATCTGCAGTTTGACGATACGATTGTGGCACTGGCGTCTGCTCCCGGAGCAGGCGCAGCCGGCCTGATTCGCATCAGTGGTCGCGAGATTCTACCCTGTCTGTCAGCCTGTTTTGAAGCGGAAACGGACTGGCAGCAGAGCATACACTCGCAGCGGTATCCGGGAACACTGCAACTGGCAGGTTCCGAAACCCGCCTGCCGGGGGCACTCTATTACTGGCCGACGTCGCGGAGCTTTACCGGTCAGCCGCTGGCGGAATTTCATACCGTCAGTTCTCCCCCTCTGCTGGAAGCCGCCATCGAGCAGATCGCTTCCCGCGGTGCCCGCATGGCGCGGCCCGGAGAATTCACCTTGCGTGCCTTTCTGGCAGGACGCGTCGATCTGATGCAGGCCGAGGCGGTGCTGGGGGTGATTGATGCGCACGATCATGAAGAGCTGAACCTGGCACTCAGTCAGCTGGCGGGAGGTGTCTCAACCCGGATCGGGCGGGCACGCATTGAACTGCTGGAACTGCTGGCCGAACTGGAAGCGGGGCTCGATTTTGTCGAGGAAGACATTGAATTCATAGACCGCGTGACGCTGGTCACCCGTCTGGAAGGCATTCGCGAGTTCTGCGAACAGCTATATGCCGATTCGGCACAGCGGATGGAGTCGACCGGGAGTCTGTCGCTGGTGCTGGCGGGGCTCCCTAATGCGGGGAAAAGCACACTGTATAATGCGCTGGTCGGGGATGCGGAAGCCGCACTCGTATCGGATGTCGCAGGTACCACCCGCGATTACCTGGTGACACCGCTGAATTGGAAAGGTCAGAGTATCCACCTGATTGATACCGCCGGCCTGGAAACGGGAGCACATGAAATTTCAGTCAGTGCTCAGAATTTTCGTCAGGCACAGACGCAACAGGCGGATCTGGTGGTCTGGTGCACGGCCGCTGATTTGACGCCTGAAATGAGTGCCGAGGACCGCAGTCAGCGCGATCAGTTGGCAGCCGTTCGCAATGTTCTGACGGTGCGTACGAAAAGCGATCTCTCTCCTGCCCCTGTGGATTCTCATTCGATAGAGGCCGACCTGGAGATCAGTGTTGCGGAGGGGACTGGTTTGGAAGCTCTGCAGGATCAGATACTGGAACGGCTGTCTGAGACGCATCGCGGGGGCAGGCATCTGATCGGCTCCACCGCGTCACGGTGTCGGGAAAGCCTGCGGGCAGCGGGTGAATCTCTGGGGGCTGCGGAAGAAGCTGCCGAGTTGCAACTCGGAGAAGAACTGGTGGCGATTGAAATACGCGAAGCCCTGCAGCATCTGGGGCAGATCGTCGGCCAGGTTTACACCGATGACATCCTCGATCGAATTTTCAGCAAGTTCTGCATCGGTAAATAA
- a CDS encoding YidC/Oxa1 family insertase periplasmic-domain containing protein — protein MEQKRLLLFVVLSATVIFFWQMFIVPRIAPRPQVVAEQQAENAPAQDEQDPDLPLVAKKPPTNGEVKPLPEQPAEQKAGFARNPNRTIVLGSLDPDSGYFLQAKITTQGAAVLEASLNDPLYRDLDDNKKQLQILGEFSGAKEVSRSLQIEMKQLDQKLAPFLTNTRRADWKVLEEVKDADGIIHSVRLGLSAPDGSIEVQKVFSLKKYRKPEGEDFREFRNTQQAGYLIHFDLKLINESSQGQVLDYQLLGPVGIPLENADNTRKFRDVRIGFLQDDMSVDTTTLYAADIIEEIQEQNVEKYTRAFQFAGVDVQYFAALLTPDGKNYKPELVNGEMQSNYSASVEPVLIQQNVKTEEQSRITVKINSDEIELPAGGETEHSYALYAGPKRESLLGPPLKATEIMDFGFFGPVAKLMLWLLTTLHSIGLSYGIAIVCLTVIVRGSLYPLSRKQAVGAQKMKELQPQIAELKKKYGDDREKLGRAQMELFSKNNYNPLAGCLPIFLQLPIFFGLYTALNNAVQLRGTPFLWIDNLAAPDALFKLPFNLPVLGDNFNLLPLITVGLFVVQQKLFMPPPTDKDQELQHKIMNYMMIAMGFLFYRVPAGLCVYFIASSLWGICERKLLDFQAKRHPATSADPNVIEVTAETKKSSPNKNKKTDKEDEQPAKKGWFARLQEIADQAQAQAALNEKQRDQNPRDKGNGKKSKKRR, from the coding sequence ATGGAACAAAAACGACTTTTACTCTTTGTAGTACTGTCTGCCACAGTCATCTTTTTCTGGCAGATGTTCATTGTCCCCCGCATTGCTCCCCGTCCTCAGGTTGTCGCAGAACAGCAGGCTGAGAACGCGCCTGCGCAGGATGAGCAGGATCCCGATCTGCCCCTGGTCGCGAAAAAGCCGCCGACTAATGGCGAAGTCAAGCCGTTGCCCGAACAGCCGGCAGAACAGAAAGCCGGTTTTGCCCGCAATCCCAATCGGACAATTGTACTCGGTTCACTGGACCCGGACTCAGGCTACTTTCTGCAGGCGAAAATCACGACTCAGGGGGCTGCTGTCCTGGAAGCCTCTCTGAACGATCCACTCTACAGAGACCTGGACGATAACAAGAAACAGTTGCAGATCCTGGGGGAATTCAGTGGTGCCAAAGAGGTTTCGCGGTCTTTACAGATCGAGATGAAACAGCTGGACCAGAAACTGGCCCCCTTCCTCACCAATACCCGTCGCGCTGACTGGAAGGTGCTGGAAGAAGTGAAAGATGCCGACGGAATCATTCATTCGGTCCGCCTGGGACTCAGTGCTCCGGATGGGAGTATTGAAGTTCAGAAGGTATTCAGCCTGAAGAAATACCGCAAACCTGAGGGAGAGGATTTTCGCGAGTTCCGCAATACCCAGCAGGCCGGTTACCTGATTCACTTCGATCTCAAACTGATTAACGAAAGCTCACAAGGGCAGGTGCTGGATTATCAGCTGCTGGGTCCCGTGGGAATTCCGCTGGAGAACGCAGACAATACGCGTAAGTTCCGCGATGTTCGCATTGGATTCCTGCAGGACGATATGAGTGTCGACACCACGACCTTATACGCTGCAGACATTATCGAAGAAATTCAGGAACAGAACGTCGAGAAATACACACGGGCTTTTCAGTTCGCCGGTGTGGACGTTCAATATTTTGCCGCCCTGCTTACTCCGGATGGCAAGAACTATAAGCCGGAACTGGTCAACGGTGAGATGCAGTCCAATTATTCTGCGAGTGTCGAGCCGGTGCTCATCCAGCAGAATGTGAAAACTGAAGAACAGAGCCGCATCACGGTCAAAATCAATTCTGATGAGATCGAACTGCCCGCCGGCGGTGAGACCGAGCACAGCTATGCTCTGTATGCCGGCCCCAAACGGGAATCGTTGCTCGGACCGCCGTTGAAGGCGACCGAGATCATGGACTTCGGTTTCTTCGGTCCCGTAGCTAAGCTGATGCTCTGGTTGCTGACGACATTGCACAGCATTGGTCTGTCATACGGGATTGCCATTGTCTGCCTGACTGTGATCGTGCGGGGAAGTCTGTATCCCCTGTCGCGGAAGCAGGCTGTAGGCGCTCAGAAGATGAAAGAGCTGCAGCCGCAGATAGCCGAGCTGAAAAAGAAATACGGCGACGATCGCGAGAAGCTGGGCCGGGCGCAGATGGAGTTGTTCAGCAAGAATAACTACAACCCACTGGCTGGCTGTCTGCCGATCTTCCTGCAGCTGCCAATCTTCTTTGGTCTCTACACCGCGTTGAACAATGCCGTCCAGTTGCGAGGAACCCCGTTCCTCTGGATCGACAACCTGGCTGCTCCGGATGCCCTGTTCAAGCTGCCGTTCAATCTGCCGGTTCTGGGAGATAACTTCAACCTGCTGCCATTGATTACTGTAGGACTGTTTGTGGTACAGCAGAAGCTGTTCATGCCGCCTCCAACCGACAAAGATCAGGAGCTGCAGCACAAGATCATGAACTACATGATGATTGCGATGGGCTTCCTGTTCTACCGCGTGCCGGCCGGTTTGTGTGTGTACTTCATTGCTTCCAGTTTGTGGGGGATCTGCGAGCGGAAACTGCTGGATTTCCAGGCCAAACGTCATCCTGCGACCAGTGCCGATCCGAATGTGATCGAAGTCACAGCGGAGACGAAGAAGTCTTCGCCGAACAAGAACAAGAAGACGGACAAAGAGGATGAACAGCCTGCGAAAAAAGGCTGGTTTGCCCGCTTGCAGGAGATTGCCGACCAGGCTCAGGCCCAGGCAGCGCTGAATGAAAAACAGCGTGATCAGAATCCCCGCGACAAAGGCAACGGGAAGAAGTCCAAGAAACGTCGATAG
- a CDS encoding metallophosphoesterase family protein, whose amino-acid sequence MLRAIISDIHGNLEALEAVLADIDRREISEIYCLGDIIGYGPNPRECIDLVRQRCKKSLLGNHDQAALFDPEGFNAGAERAIFWTRKMLETGDANKNQDRWDFLGELPRMIREDKLLFVHGSARNPLNEYVFPEDIYNQRKMERIFGLVDQYCFQGHTHIPGIFTESMNFLAPDEIDYVYSFGEEKFLVNVGSVGQPRDADSRSSYVIIDDEKVTFCRVEYDFNTTAEKIYDIPDLDNFLGDRLRDGR is encoded by the coding sequence TTGTTAAGAGCGATAATTAGTGATATTCACGGTAATCTCGAGGCGCTGGAAGCTGTCCTGGCTGACATTGATCGCCGTGAGATCAGCGAGATTTATTGCCTGGGTGATATCATCGGATATGGACCCAATCCGCGGGAATGCATCGATCTGGTCAGACAACGATGCAAGAAGTCTCTGCTGGGGAACCACGACCAGGCTGCCCTGTTTGATCCGGAAGGTTTCAATGCCGGTGCCGAACGCGCCATCTTCTGGACTCGGAAGATGCTGGAGACGGGTGATGCCAATAAAAACCAGGATCGCTGGGATTTTCTGGGCGAACTGCCGCGGATGATTCGCGAGGATAAACTGCTGTTCGTGCATGGTTCCGCCCGTAATCCACTAAACGAATACGTCTTCCCGGAAGACATTTATAACCAGCGGAAAATGGAACGTATTTTTGGTCTGGTCGACCAGTACTGCTTCCAGGGACACACTCATATTCCCGGCATTTTTACAGAAAGCATGAATTTCCTTGCTCCGGATGAGATTGATTACGTTTACTCATTCGGCGAGGAAAAATTCCTGGTGAATGTCGGTTCGGTGGGACAGCCCCGTGATGCGGATAGCCGCTCTTCCTATGTCATTATCGATGATGAGAAGGTGACCTTCTGCCGGGTTGAATACGATTTCAACACGACCGCCGAGAAGATTTACGATATCCCTGATTTAGATAACTTTTTGGGCGATCGTCTGCGTGACGGTCGATAA
- a CDS encoding sigma-54-dependent transcriptional regulator, translating to MKTNSGSLLVVDDDQYILEAMADYLRSLGHRTETSLTCLDAIERLKEFPFEVVICDVNLPDQDGFHLLEWVEQNAPDTAVIMLTGYGTIESAVEAIRLGAFEYLTKPVIDEELSLTIERCLDQRQVVEENKSLKAQLDQRYGLSNIVGQDYKMQKMFDLIESVADTRTTVLILGENGTGKTMTARAIHQLSDRANKPFVEVACGALPDTLLESELFGHKAGSFTGATHDKIGKFLQADGGTLFLDEIATASPSLQVKLLRVLQDREFEAVGDNKTHSVDIRLILATNQDLEEMVAKGEFRQDLYYRVNVITLTQPALRERMSDIPLLVEHYLKVYNEQIGKSIKGFDPSAMQALLKYSWPGNVRELINVIERSVVLSKGEYIRVHDLPEQIRQEQSYSLSTETSSGGRSSLKNALANPERQIIIEALEANGWNRQNTSKALGINRTTLYKKMKKYEIDFEKQLMH from the coding sequence ATGAAGACAAATTCAGGCTCATTACTGGTAGTTGATGACGACCAATACATTCTGGAAGCCATGGCAGACTATCTGCGTAGTCTGGGGCACCGTACAGAGACCTCTCTGACCTGCCTCGATGCCATCGAACGACTGAAAGAATTTCCGTTTGAAGTCGTGATCTGTGATGTCAACCTGCCGGATCAGGATGGATTCCATCTGCTGGAGTGGGTTGAGCAGAATGCCCCCGACACCGCCGTAATTATGCTCACCGGATACGGCACGATCGAAAGTGCAGTCGAAGCAATCCGCCTCGGGGCCTTCGAATATCTCACCAAGCCGGTCATTGATGAAGAACTCAGCCTGACCATTGAACGCTGCCTGGATCAGCGACAGGTGGTCGAAGAAAACAAATCACTCAAAGCGCAACTCGATCAGCGTTATGGCCTGTCCAACATTGTCGGACAGGACTACAAAATGCAGAAGATGTTTGATCTGATCGAAAGCGTCGCCGATACGCGTACCACTGTTCTGATTCTGGGAGAGAACGGAACCGGTAAGACAATGACGGCCCGCGCCATTCATCAGTTGAGCGATCGTGCCAACAAACCATTCGTCGAAGTCGCCTGCGGGGCACTGCCTGACACGCTGCTCGAAAGTGAATTGTTCGGACACAAAGCCGGTTCGTTTACCGGAGCGACTCACGACAAAATTGGTAAGTTCCTCCAGGCCGACGGAGGCACACTCTTCCTGGATGAAATCGCGACCGCTTCTCCCAGCCTGCAGGTCAAACTGCTGCGTGTTCTACAGGACCGTGAGTTTGAAGCTGTCGGCGATAACAAAACACACTCCGTGGACATCCGCCTGATTCTGGCCACCAACCAGGATCTGGAAGAGATGGTGGCGAAAGGGGAGTTCCGGCAGGACCTCTACTACCGTGTTAACGTCATCACACTCACCCAGCCCGCACTGCGGGAACGCATGAGCGACATCCCGCTGCTGGTGGAACATTATCTTAAGGTCTACAACGAACAGATCGGAAAATCGATCAAAGGTTTCGATCCTTCCGCCATGCAGGCCCTGCTGAAATATTCCTGGCCAGGTAACGTGCGGGAACTGATCAACGTCATCGAACGCTCGGTAGTCCTCTCTAAAGGGGAGTACATTCGCGTGCATGATCTGCCTGAGCAGATCCGTCAGGAACAGTCCTACTCACTCTCCACAGAGACCAGCAGTGGCGGACGTAGCTCGCTGAAAAATGCCCTCGCCAATCCCGAGCGACAGATCATCATCGAAGCACTGGAAGCCAACGGCTGGAACCGTCAAAACACTTCCAAAGCCCTGGGTATCAACCGGACGACACTCTACAAGAAGATGAAAAAATACGAGATCGACTTCGAAAAGCAGTTGATGCACTAA
- the cmk gene encoding (d)CMP kinase yields MIVTIDGPAGSGKSTAARGLSQRLGFEFLDTGAMYRCVALAVLNQGIDPADSQSVGDVSQQIRISFADAHVILNGEDVTQAIRTAEVSEAASQVAQYPAVREALVHLQRQAAEGVNIVSEGRDQGTVVFPDALCKFFLIADPEERARRRFDEMQGQDQEITQAEILQQIHQRDQRDESRTVAPLKPADDAVEINTSQLSIEEVLDQLEQTVRERQAASAE; encoded by the coding sequence ATGATCGTGACGATTGATGGTCCTGCAGGATCGGGTAAAAGCACCGCAGCGCGGGGGCTGTCTCAGCGGTTGGGTTTCGAGTTTCTGGATACCGGGGCCATGTATCGTTGTGTGGCGCTGGCGGTCCTGAACCAGGGCATCGATCCAGCAGACTCACAGTCCGTCGGCGACGTCAGTCAGCAGATTCGTATTTCCTTTGCTGACGCACATGTGATTCTGAACGGAGAGGATGTCACCCAGGCAATTCGAACTGCAGAAGTTTCGGAAGCGGCGTCGCAGGTCGCGCAGTATCCAGCGGTCCGGGAAGCTCTGGTGCATCTGCAGCGACAGGCTGCTGAGGGGGTGAATATTGTCAGCGAAGGACGCGATCAGGGGACGGTGGTGTTTCCAGATGCACTTTGCAAGTTCTTTCTGATTGCCGACCCCGAAGAGCGTGCCCGGCGTCGCTTTGATGAAATGCAGGGACAGGATCAGGAGATTACCCAGGCAGAGATACTGCAGCAGATCCACCAGCGCGATCAGCGGGATGAAAGCCGCACCGTCGCCCCGTTAAAACCGGCCGACGATGCGGTGGAAATCAATACCTCTCAGCTTTCAATCGAGGAAGTCCTGGATCAGCTCGAGCAGACAGTTCGTGAGCGTCAGGCTGCTTCAGCCGAGTGA